From Flavobacterium alkalisoli, the proteins below share one genomic window:
- a CDS encoding TraB/GumN family protein, with protein sequence MKKSALLLLLFTCIAFAQEKKYQSLLWEVSGNGLAKKSYLYGSMHVSDKVSYHLSDAFFEHLLESDMVANESEPSTWIDLYGALNPGSYRYNNEKFYSQFYLSPLTKDEMYPLFYMNNFTMNNLLFRTNEHQKEYQEETYLDMFIYRTGRKYNKKTVGLEDTKTSIINIMNADVSDTRPKEENMIALQKILKNNAYEDAMINFYRDKDLDMIDSLTVLSAPEGYLKALLYDRNVVMVKSIDSLARKGSLFAAVGAAHLPGKKGIIEMLRAKGYTVNPVFDSYTEQGKAKKQEIESYFIKPAYKNRTTPDGIISLPLHIAVIENEENLESPDLANGGFINVKRIPLLDFLKKDNKPFNHKSLDSLFYENIPGKILDKKFYKQDGYEVYDIKNVTKTGNAQHYRYYITPLEIIVVSMAGEEDYTRKFEEEVFNKIQLKPISSGWNTFTPNKGGFSVEAPTYTIVYGDRAESKTVSDIEMFSYAPEDNAHYFILERTLSDNQTLENSDFELKRIQYEFYNQFDIDSTQTKSTKTPLSFTSSSKIGNKTIQLKTFLNGAKYYLMGTVGASEENSKRFFSSFNFQPAKTQTEFREFKDTISGFVVDIPKLQNERLDFVSKKPQRYGNDKVNEFQIKNSNYSFTLPSGQAVSVWYHQDHKYRNATPIDTLWTKLRERIIGDDEIDEDKAYTLEDIYKNKNSNRGAYYGTGSDYKTAWDIILSKDPGVKHKTTIRNEKTSHDESTNTYRMDAIAVDSNSEQALKYTYINRDNQRYLIRTLVSKDYNGEDADIEKIFNSFQLTKKQSDDINKNKVSLFIEDVKSSYDSIRYSALQSVSNLSVEKEDLPVLENFINTFDFKKDETEALTELYEKIGELDDKRAIAFLEKQYKKENTNTIIQFAVLNALTNQYSEEGYKKILELMEYDLPVSDNGYEIKSLFRYFESDMENSNVLFPDIFQFYSINEYHEPILNFTSALLSSETVKAKKLKNFKKMILTNAKLELKRVKSRKAKQEMKEQYNGAPETKELLDYITLLYPFKGDSDVMAFFESIKKTNIKQANLAVSKLNIDNGIVDKNELTELLKDKETLFLTYNRLYKKEPGLIKNISHQEVASSALFSLKNMKSKEDSLVFIEKRIVPVYSHKAEFYFFKIQNISEDKDPYDYNPDKITGIAFLQEDSTINPDAYKIMASKVIIDEDELENNMKEMIDSVLNGDKTRASFTKEDDYNRMPYSEYDYDY encoded by the coding sequence TTGAAAAAATCTGCTTTACTATTACTACTATTTACCTGCATTGCTTTTGCACAGGAAAAAAAATACCAAAGCCTTTTATGGGAGGTATCGGGTAACGGACTGGCTAAAAAGTCATACCTGTATGGTTCAATGCACGTGAGCGACAAGGTGTCCTACCATTTGTCTGATGCTTTTTTTGAACACCTTCTGGAGTCAGATATGGTAGCCAACGAAAGTGAGCCTTCTACATGGATAGACCTGTATGGCGCACTCAACCCGGGAAGCTATCGTTACAATAACGAGAAGTTCTATTCTCAGTTTTACCTTTCCCCCCTTACTAAGGATGAAATGTATCCGTTATTCTACATGAATAACTTTACAATGAATAATCTCCTGTTCAGGACAAACGAACACCAAAAGGAATATCAGGAAGAAACCTACCTGGATATGTTTATATACAGGACTGGTAGAAAATACAACAAAAAGACGGTTGGGCTTGAAGATACCAAGACTTCCATAATCAACATAATGAATGCTGATGTAAGCGACACAAGGCCTAAGGAAGAGAATATGATTGCCCTGCAAAAAATCCTTAAGAACAATGCCTATGAGGATGCCATGATAAACTTTTACAGAGACAAAGACCTTGACATGATCGATTCGCTTACCGTATTATCGGCCCCTGAAGGTTATCTTAAAGCCCTGCTATACGACAGGAATGTGGTAATGGTAAAATCTATAGACTCACTTGCCCGCAAAGGAAGCCTTTTTGCAGCTGTTGGTGCAGCCCACCTTCCGGGCAAAAAAGGCATTATAGAAATGCTTAGGGCAAAAGGTTATACCGTTAACCCTGTATTTGATAGTTATACCGAACAGGGTAAAGCTAAAAAGCAGGAAATAGAGTCTTACTTTATTAAGCCTGCCTATAAAAACCGTACTACACCAGACGGAATAATAAGCCTGCCACTGCATATAGCAGTAATTGAAAACGAAGAGAATCTGGAGTCGCCCGATTTGGCAAATGGCGGGTTTATTAATGTAAAGCGCATACCTTTACTCGATTTCCTGAAAAAAGACAACAAGCCTTTTAACCATAAATCGTTAGACAGTTTGTTTTACGAGAATATTCCGGGCAAAATACTGGATAAAAAATTCTACAAACAGGACGGTTATGAAGTTTACGACATAAAGAACGTTACCAAAACAGGGAACGCACAACATTACAGATACTATATCACTCCGCTTGAAATTATTGTGGTAAGCATGGCAGGTGAAGAGGACTATACCAGAAAATTTGAAGAGGAAGTATTTAATAAGATACAGCTTAAGCCTATCTCTTCAGGCTGGAATACTTTTACTCCAAACAAGGGAGGTTTTAGTGTTGAAGCTCCTACCTATACTATTGTTTATGGAGACAGAGCCGAATCTAAAACCGTTTCGGATATCGAGATGTTTTCGTATGCTCCCGAGGATAACGCACACTATTTTATACTTGAACGCACCCTTAGTGATAACCAAACCCTTGAAAACTCTGATTTCGAGCTAAAGCGTATACAGTATGAGTTCTACAATCAGTTTGACATAGACTCTACCCAAACAAAAAGCACCAAAACACCTTTAAGCTTTACCTCATCATCAAAAATAGGCAACAAGACCATACAGCTTAAAACGTTCCTTAACGGGGCTAAATATTACCTTATGGGTACTGTTGGAGCAAGTGAAGAAAACTCAAAACGTTTTTTCAGCTCATTTAACTTCCAGCCTGCTAAAACTCAAACAGAATTCAGAGAGTTTAAAGACACCATTTCGGGCTTTGTGGTTGATATACCAAAGCTGCAAAATGAACGACTGGACTTTGTAAGCAAAAAACCTCAGCGTTACGGCAATGATAAAGTAAATGAATTCCAGATAAAAAACAGCAATTACAGCTTTACACTTCCGTCAGGGCAAGCCGTTAGCGTGTGGTATCATCAGGATCATAAATACAGAAACGCTACTCCTATAGACACCCTTTGGACAAAACTAAGGGAAAGGATAATTGGCGATGATGAAATAGACGAAGACAAGGCATATACCCTTGAGGACATCTACAAGAACAAAAACAGTAACCGTGGGGCATACTACGGAACCGGCAGTGATTATAAAACTGCCTGGGATATTATTCTGTCTAAAGATCCTGGGGTAAAACACAAAACAACCATCAGGAATGAAAAGACATCTCATGATGAAAGCACCAACACCTATCGTATGGATGCAATTGCTGTTGACTCGAATTCAGAACAGGCTTTAAAGTACACCTATATAAACCGTGATAACCAAAGATATCTTATAAGGACTTTAGTAAGTAAAGACTATAACGGCGAGGATGCTGATATTGAAAAGATTTTTAATTCTTTCCAGCTGACCAAAAAGCAAAGCGACGATATCAATAAAAATAAGGTTTCCCTGTTTATAGAAGATGTCAAAAGCAGTTACGACAGTATCCGATACTCAGCACTACAATCGGTTTCAAACCTTTCGGTAGAAAAAGAAGACTTACCCGTACTGGAAAACTTTATAAATACTTTCGACTTTAAAAAAGACGAGACCGAAGCCCTTACCGAGCTGTATGAAAAAATAGGCGAACTGGACGATAAAAGAGCTATTGCCTTTCTTGAAAAACAATACAAAAAGGAGAACACCAACACTATAATTCAGTTTGCTGTATTAAATGCACTAACCAATCAGTACTCAGAAGAAGGGTATAAAAAGATACTGGAGCTTATGGAATATGACCTCCCGGTATCAGACAACGGATATGAGATAAAATCACTGTTCAGATATTTTGAAAGCGATATGGAGAACAGCAATGTACTCTTCCCGGATATCTTCCAGTTTTACAGCATTAACGAGTATCATGAGCCAATACTTAACTTTACCTCTGCCCTTTTAAGCAGCGAAACGGTTAAGGCCAAAAAGCTTAAGAACTTTAAAAAGATGATCCTTACCAATGCTAAGCTGGAATTAAAAAGGGTAAAAAGCCGTAAGGCAAAGCAGGAAATGAAGGAACAGTACAATGGTGCTCCGGAAACCAAAGAACTTCTGGATTATATTACATTACTATATCCGTTTAAAGGTGACAGTGATGTTATGGCCTTTTTTGAAAGCATTAAAAAAACCAATATAAAACAGGCTAATCTGGCTGTATCTAAACTTAACATAGACAACGGTATAGTTGACAAAAACGAGCTTACAGAGCTTTTAAAGGATAAAGAAACTTTGTTTTTAACTTATAACAGACTTTATAAAAAAGAACCCGGATTAATAAAAAACATTTCCCATCAGGAAGTGGCTTCATCGGCATTATTCTCCTTAAAAAACATGAAGAGTAAAGAAGATTCTCTGGTTTTCATTGAAAAAAGGATTGTTCCGGTTTACAGTCACAAAGCCGAGTTTTATTTCTTTAAGATTCAAAACATAAGTGAAGACAAGGATCCTTATGACTACAATCCTGATAAAATAACAGGTATCGCTTTCTTACAGGAAGACAGCACCATTAATCCGGATGCCTACAAAATAATGGCTTCAAAAGTTATTATTGATGAGGATGAACTGGAAAATAACATGAAGGAAATGATTGACTCTGTACTAAACGGAGATAAAACAAGAGCTTCCTTTACAAAAGAAGACGATTACAACCGTATGCCTTACAGCGAATACGACTACGACTATTAA
- the tsf gene encoding translation elongation factor Ts: MANITAADVNKLRQTTGAGMMDCKKALVEAEGDFDKAIEILRKKGQKVAANRADRESSEGAVIAVVNADKTAGVVISLNCETDFVAKNESFVNLANEMANLALNYNTKEELLAAPFNGITVEEKLTEQTGVIGEKIEIGAFERLEGAFVGSYIHAGNRIATLVSLSANVEGGEEAARNVAMQAAAMAPIALNEEGVDAEVIEKEIEIAKDQLRQEGKPEAMLDNIAKGKLGRFFKDNTLVNQDYIKDNKLSVSGYVKSVDASLTVTGFKRVALA; encoded by the coding sequence ATGGCAAATATTACTGCTGCTGACGTAAATAAATTAAGGCAAACTACAGGTGCCGGTATGATGGACTGTAAAAAAGCCCTTGTTGAGGCTGAAGGAGATTTTGATAAAGCAATCGAAATCCTTCGTAAAAAAGGACAGAAAGTTGCTGCTAACAGAGCTGACAGAGAGTCTTCTGAAGGTGCTGTAATAGCTGTTGTTAATGCTGATAAAACTGCAGGTGTTGTTATCTCTCTTAACTGTGAGACTGACTTCGTTGCTAAAAACGAATCTTTCGTTAACCTGGCTAACGAAATGGCTAATCTTGCACTTAACTACAATACTAAAGAAGAATTACTTGCTGCTCCTTTCAACGGAATTACTGTTGAAGAGAAACTTACTGAGCAAACTGGTGTAATCGGTGAGAAAATCGAGATCGGTGCTTTTGAAAGACTTGAAGGTGCATTTGTAGGATCTTATATCCACGCTGGTAACAGAATCGCTACTTTAGTAAGTCTTTCTGCTAACGTAGAAGGTGGTGAAGAAGCTGCTAGAAACGTTGCTATGCAGGCTGCTGCTATGGCTCCAATTGCTCTTAACGAAGAAGGTGTTGACGCTGAAGTAATCGAGAAAGAAATCGAAATCGCTAAAGATCAACTACGTCAGGAAGGTAAACCGGAAGCTATGTTAGATAACATCGCTAAAGGTAAACTGGGCCGTTTCTTTAAAGATAACACTCTTGTTAACCAAGACTACATTAAAGACAACAAACTAAGCGTAAGCGGTTATGTTAAGTCTGTAGACGCTTCTCTAACTGTAACAGGTTTCAAAAGAGTTGCACTTGCTTAA
- a CDS encoding DNA-3-methyladenine glycosylase I, producing the protein MEQKNRCAWCKGDALYEQYHDEEWGKPVYDDQKLFEFLLLETFQAGLSWITILRKRENFRKAFDDFDYKKIASYNQDKIDSLLQDTGIIRNRLKVLAAISNAQAFMKIQDEFGSFSKYYWDFTDGKTIDNKFISLSQVPATTPLSDKISKDMKKRGFKFVGSTVIYANMQATGMVNDHIAECWTKN; encoded by the coding sequence ATGGAACAAAAAAACAGATGTGCATGGTGTAAAGGCGATGCATTATATGAGCAATACCACGACGAGGAGTGGGGAAAACCGGTTTATGATGACCAAAAGCTATTTGAATTTCTACTACTGGAAACTTTTCAGGCGGGGTTAAGCTGGATTACAATTCTTAGGAAAAGGGAGAATTTCAGAAAGGCGTTTGACGATTTCGATTATAAAAAAATTGCTTCTTACAATCAGGACAAAATAGACAGTTTGCTGCAGGATACTGGCATTATAAGAAACAGGCTAAAAGTATTGGCAGCCATATCAAATGCACAGGCCTTTATGAAGATACAGGATGAGTTTGGCAGTTTCTCCAAATACTATTGGGATTTTACAGACGGCAAAACTATAGACAACAAATTTATCTCTTTATCTCAGGTTCCTGCTACTACCCCGCTATCCGACAAGATTAGTAAGGATATGAAAAAACGCGGGTTTAAATTTGTAGGCTCGACCGTTATTTATGCTAACATGCAGGCCACCGGAATGGTTAATGATCACATTGCCGAATGCTGGACAAAAAACTAA
- the ahcY gene encoding adenosylhomocysteinase, giving the protein MSTKTVPYVAYKVKDISLAEWGRKEIELAEAEMPGLMALREEYKNEQPLKGARIAGCLHMTIQTAVLIETLVALGAEVTWSSCNIFSTQDHAAAAIAAAGIPVYAWKGLNEEEFDWCIEQTLFFGEDRKPLNMILDDGGDLTNMVFDRYPELTKDIKGLSEETTTGVHRLYERMKNGTLVMPAINVNDSVTKSKFDNKYGCKESAVDAVRRATDVMLAGKRVVVCGYGDVGKGTAASFRGAGSIVTVTEIDPICALQAAMDGYEVKKLDTVIGNADIVITTTGNKDIVVGRHFEQLKDKAIVCNIGHFDNEIDMAWLNKNHGASKIEIKPQVDKYTISGKDVIILAEGRLVNLGCATGHPSFVMSNSFTNQTLAQIELWKNSESYENKVYMLPKHLDEKVASLHLAKLGVELETLSNEQAAYIGVEVEGPFKPEYYRY; this is encoded by the coding sequence ATGAGTACGAAGACTGTGCCTTATGTGGCTTACAAAGTAAAAGATATTTCCCTTGCAGAATGGGGTAGGAAAGAGATTGAACTTGCTGAGGCAGAAATGCCGGGATTAATGGCTTTACGTGAAGAATATAAAAATGAGCAGCCTTTAAAAGGTGCGCGTATAGCAGGATGTCTTCACATGACTATACAAACAGCGGTTTTAATTGAAACACTTGTGGCTCTTGGTGCTGAGGTTACCTGGAGTTCTTGTAATATATTTTCTACTCAGGATCACGCTGCTGCTGCCATTGCTGCTGCAGGTATCCCTGTTTATGCTTGGAAAGGCTTAAACGAAGAGGAATTTGACTGGTGTATAGAGCAAACACTTTTCTTTGGTGAAGACCGCAAGCCTCTTAACATGATTCTTGATGATGGTGGTGACCTTACCAATATGGTATTTGACCGTTACCCTGAACTTACTAAAGATATTAAAGGTCTTTCTGAAGAGACTACAACAGGTGTGCACCGTTTATATGAGAGAATGAAAAACGGTACGCTTGTAATGCCGGCTATAAATGTGAACGACTCTGTTACCAAATCTAAATTTGATAACAAATACGGATGTAAGGAAAGTGCTGTTGATGCTGTTCGTCGTGCTACCGATGTTATGCTTGCAGGTAAAAGAGTGGTTGTGTGCGGATATGGTGACGTAGGTAAAGGTACTGCTGCTTCTTTCCGTGGTGCAGGTTCTATCGTAACTGTTACTGAAATTGACCCGATTTGTGCTCTACAGGCTGCAATGGACGGTTATGAAGTGAAAAAACTTGATACTGTAATTGGTAATGCTGATATCGTAATTACTACTACAGGTAACAAGGATATCGTTGTGGGACGTCATTTTGAGCAGTTAAAAGATAAAGCTATCGTTTGTAATATCGGTCACTTTGATAACGAGATCGATATGGCATGGTTAAACAAAAACCACGGTGCATCTAAAATTGAAATCAAACCTCAGGTTGATAAATATACTATTAGCGGTAAGGATGTTATCATTCTTGCAGAAGGACGTCTTGTAAACCTTGGTTGTGCTACAGGACACCCAAGCTTTGTTATGAGTAACTCTTTCACTAACCAGACTCTTGCTCAAATTGAGCTTTGGAAGAATAGTGAGAGCTACGAAAACAAAGTATATATGCTGCCTAAGCACCTTGATGAAAAAGTGGCATCACTTCACCTTGCTAAACTTGGTGTGGAGCTTGAAACACTTTCTAATGAGCAGGCTGCTTACATTGGTGTTGAGGTTGAAGGTCCATTTAAACCGGAATACTACAGATACTAA
- a CDS encoding 4'-phosphopantetheinyl transferase family protein yields the protein MPLYKSYKIAHDTKLLVWKITESLEELSEGTVLKNVCEQRLMGMKSEQHRKGFMSVRKLLAEAGYSDLDLFYTEDGKPHLTDGKNISITHSYSFSAIIISNRSIGIDMEIRREKVIRIADKFVEKEFGYLDQDNTEDYVRRLIVIWGVKEALYKMFSRQGLSFKQNIDVDSFKMEDLKGTATVHFEEINSNLPFYFEEIEDFTLVYSIDNN from the coding sequence ATGCCTTTATACAAGTCTTATAAAATAGCCCACGACACGAAGTTACTGGTTTGGAAGATAACAGAGAGTCTCGAGGAACTGTCTGAAGGCACTGTCCTTAAAAATGTTTGTGAACAACGCCTTATGGGAATGAAATCCGAACAGCACCGCAAAGGCTTTATGAGCGTACGAAAACTGCTTGCAGAAGCAGGTTACAGCGACCTTGACCTGTTTTATACCGAAGACGGAAAGCCTCACCTAACTGACGGAAAGAATATCTCGATTACGCATTCCTATAGTTTTTCGGCTATTATTATAAGCAACCGAAGCATTGGCATCGATATGGAGATACGCAGGGAAAAGGTAATAAGGATAGCTGACAAGTTTGTAGAAAAAGAGTTTGGTTATCTGGATCAGGACAACACGGAGGATTATGTAAGAAGGCTTATTGTAATTTGGGGTGTTAAGGAAGCCTTATATAAAATGTTTTCGCGCCAGGGCCTTAGTTTCAAACAGAATATTGATGTGGATTCTTTTAAAATGGAAGATCTAAAGGGCACAGCTACAGTCCATTTTGAAGAGATTAACAGTAATCTTCCTTTTTATTTTGAGGAAATAGAAGATTTTACGTTAGTTTACAGCATTGATAATAACTAG
- a CDS encoding queuosine precursor transporter, translating to MFQSRKDTIYVILAGIFITNAVVAELIGGKLINIGPYVMSIGILPWPVVFLTTDLINEYFGREGVKKLSYITAGLIAYCFIVLYFALMIPSAKGLPTVNDEQFNAVFGQSMWIIVGSITAFLVSQLIDITVFHFFKEKTGNKMIWLRTTGSTVISQLFDSFIVLGIAFWMTGKINTPTYIASAFTGYFVKLVIAIALTPLIYAGHAWIRKYMEPQKE from the coding sequence ATGTTTCAATCCAGAAAAGACACTATTTACGTTATACTTGCCGGAATTTTTATAACCAATGCCGTTGTAGCAGAGCTTATAGGAGGTAAACTAATTAACATAGGCCCCTATGTTATGAGCATAGGTATTTTACCCTGGCCTGTGGTGTTTTTAACTACCGACCTTATTAATGAGTACTTTGGCCGCGAAGGTGTAAAGAAGCTATCCTACATTACCGCAGGCCTTATTGCCTATTGTTTTATAGTCCTTTATTTTGCTCTTATGATTCCTTCGGCAAAAGGATTACCCACAGTTAACGATGAACAGTTTAATGCCGTTTTCGGGCAAAGCATGTGGATTATTGTAGGAAGTATAACTGCTTTTTTAGTATCTCAGCTTATAGATATAACCGTATTTCATTTCTTCAAGGAAAAGACAGGAAACAAGATGATCTGGCTGCGAACAACAGGGTCTACAGTAATCTCTCAGCTTTTTGACAGCTTTATTGTATTAGGTATTGCCTTTTGGATGACAGGGAAGATAAACACCCCCACTTACATTGCTTCGGCATTTACAGGTTACTTTGTTAAGCTTGTAATAGCCATTGCCCTTACCCCTCTTATTTATGCAGGCCATGCGTGGATAAGAAAATACATGGAACCTCAAAAAGAGTAA
- the ald gene encoding alanine dehydrogenase produces MKIGVPKEIKNFESRVGITPAGVFELVNCGHQVFVQEGAGEGSGFSDDDYRDTGAFLLATIEVVYAMADMIVKVKEPVDYEYSLVKKNQVVFTYFHFASSRELTEAMIESKAVCIAYETVRDEDGLLPLLTPMSEVAGRMAIQQGAKYLEKPIKGRGVLLGGVPGVPPGKVLVLGAGVVGVQAAKMAAGLGAHVTILDINMKRLRYVNDIMPNHVVTEFSSVYNIKRHIKNHDLIIGAVLIPGAKAPNLITRDMLKEMRPGTVMVDVAVDQGGCFETTIPTTHDDPTYVVDDIVHYCVTNMPGAVPYTSTLALTNVTLPYVLKLANLGWEKACELNPDLAAGRSIVKGQVVAKELLEVFELPFI; encoded by the coding sequence ATGAAAATAGGGGTTCCGAAGGAAATTAAAAATTTTGAGAGCCGTGTAGGAATTACACCGGCAGGCGTTTTTGAACTGGTTAACTGCGGCCATCAGGTATTTGTACAGGAAGGAGCAGGGGAAGGAAGTGGCTTCTCTGATGATGATTACCGGGATACAGGTGCCTTTTTGTTAGCCACCATCGAAGTTGTTTATGCCATGGCAGATATGATAGTGAAAGTTAAGGAACCCGTGGACTATGAATACAGCCTTGTTAAGAAAAACCAGGTTGTATTCACCTATTTTCACTTTGCTTCCAGCAGGGAGCTTACCGAAGCCATGATAGAAAGTAAAGCCGTTTGCATAGCTTATGAAACGGTTAGGGATGAAGACGGATTATTGCCGTTACTTACCCCAATGAGTGAAGTTGCCGGTAGGATGGCTATACAGCAAGGGGCCAAATACCTTGAAAAGCCCATAAAGGGCAGAGGAGTGCTTTTGGGCGGTGTACCGGGTGTGCCTCCCGGGAAGGTACTTGTGTTAGGTGCCGGAGTGGTTGGGGTGCAGGCCGCTAAGATGGCTGCCGGGCTTGGTGCCCACGTGACTATTTTAGATATTAATATGAAGCGTCTTCGTTATGTTAATGATATTATGCCAAACCATGTTGTTACTGAGTTTTCCAGTGTATATAATATAAAGCGGCATATTAAAAACCATGATCTTATAATTGGGGCTGTGCTTATACCGGGTGCTAAAGCGCCTAATTTAATAACACGCGATATGCTTAAGGAAATGCGTCCGGGAACTGTTATGGTAGATGTAGCTGTAGATCAGGGAGGCTGTTTTGAAACGACCATACCAACTACACATGATGACCCAACTTATGTGGTGGATGATATTGTGCATTATTGTGTAACTAATATGCCAGGTGCGGTACCTTATACCTCTACACTGGCATTAACAAATGTAACCTTGCCTTATGTTTTAAAGCTTGCAAATCTGGGATGGGAAAAAGCATGTGAGCTTAACCCTGACCTTGCAGCGGGACGAAGTATTGTAAAAGGTCAGGTTGTGGCTAAAGAGCTATTGGAAGTTTTTGAATTACCGTTTATTTAG
- the pnuC gene encoding nicotinamide riboside transporter PnuC, with protein sequence MTEVFDFLFGPYKDYNTLFIILEAMGFIFGALSVVFSARNSIWVYPTGIISIIIYVFLLYNWELYGDLIINGYYFIMSIYGWYIWSRKDSEHHTITKISSMNAKDSLTCVGIFMISVIFVSAVYIHFDKFTEWWAYVDNLTTALCFIGMWLLAKRKIENWIFLIIADIISIPLYFIKGYTLSSILYLFLTIVAIFGYLAWKKTLQNNIQTA encoded by the coding sequence ATGACAGAGGTTTTTGATTTCCTTTTTGGACCCTATAAAGATTACAACACCTTATTTATAATACTTGAAGCTATGGGCTTTATTTTTGGTGCCTTAAGTGTTGTTTTTTCTGCCAGAAATAGTATATGGGTTTATCCTACAGGGATAATAAGCATCATTATTTATGTTTTCCTTTTATACAATTGGGAATTATATGGCGACCTTATAATTAACGGATACTACTTTATAATGAGTATATATGGCTGGTATATATGGAGCCGAAAGGACAGTGAGCACCATACTATAACTAAAATATCCTCAATGAATGCTAAAGATAGCTTAACATGTGTAGGTATATTTATGATTTCGGTTATATTTGTATCAGCCGTATACATACATTTTGACAAATTTACCGAATGGTGGGCCTATGTAGATAATCTAACTACCGCCCTGTGTTTTATAGGCATGTGGCTTTTAGCCAAAAGAAAAATAGAGAACTGGATTTTCCTTATTATTGCTGATATTATTTCTATTCCGCTTTATTTTATAAAAGGCTATACCTTATCCAGCATACTCTATCTGTTTTTAACAATAGTTGCCATATTTGGCTATTTAGCATGGAAGAAAACATTACAAAACAACATACAGACAGCATAA